In Dryobates pubescens isolate bDryPub1 chromosome 31, bDryPub1.pri, whole genome shotgun sequence, one DNA window encodes the following:
- the LOC104300802 gene encoding activated RNA polymerase II transcriptional coactivator p15 — MPKAKDLVGTSSSESSPEEEEEEEEEEEGKKRKKEMASKSEKRQKTEAKPSREAEKPSGQGSEEEEGMFQIGKMRYVRVSCFKGKVLVDVREFYTDKNGEKKPGRKGIALSAEQWNQLKEIIPEIDAAVKKL, encoded by the exons ATGCCCAAGGCCAAGGACTTGGTGGGGACGAGCAGCTCAGAGAGCAGCccggaggaagaggaggaggaggaggaagaggaggagggcaaG aaaagaaagaaagagatggCTTCCAAGTcagagaaaaggcagaaaacagAGGCCAAACCttcaagagaggcagaaaaACCTTCAGGACAAggcagtgaagaggaggagggcatGTTCCAG ATTGGGAAGATGCGCTATGTCAGAGTGTCCTGCTTCAAGGGGAAGGTCCTCGTGGACGTCAGGGAGTTCTACACTGACAAGAATGGTGAAAAGAAACCGGGGAGGAAAG GGATTGCCCTGTCTGCTGAACAGTGGAACCAGCTGAAGGAGATTATTCCTGAGATTGATGCTGCAGTCAAGAAATTATAG
- the NCLN gene encoding BOS complex subunit NCLN isoform X3 — translation MLEEAGEVLESVLKASCLPLSFLLFVPAVLLLLGPPPAAEAAHEFTVYRMQQYELGGQPYGTRSAVLNTEARTVEADVLSRRCVMMRLVDFSYEQYQKALRQSAGAVVIILPRSISSVPQDVVRQFMEIEPEMLAMETIVPVYFAVEDEELLSIYEQTRAASASQGSASAAEVLLHTATANGFQMVTSGAQSKAINDWLIPSVEGRLTGLGGEDLPTVVIVAHYDSFGVAPWLSHGADSNGSGISVLLELARLFSRLYTYRRTHAGYNLLFFASGGGKFNYQGTKRWLEDNLDHTDSSLLQDNVAFVLCLDTLGRGNSLHLHVSKPPKEGTLQHAFLRELEMVVASQFPEVKFSMVHKKINLAEDMLAWEHERFAIRRLPAFTISHLESHRDSLRNSIMDRRARIDTKALTRNTRIIAEALTRVIYNLTDKGAPADLQIFTDQMIQQEQLESVMDWLSSQPRAAQLIDKDSTFLNTLEYCMGRYLKDVKQHHVKADKRDPEFVFYDQLKQVMNAYRVKPAIFDLLLAVCIAAYLGVAYVAVQHFGLLYKMIQRLSLKTKQQ, via the exons atgctggaggaggctggCGAGGTGCTGGAGTcggtgctgaaggcctcatgCCTGCCGCTCAGCTTCCTGCTGTTCGTGCCcgctgtgctcctgctcctgggccCGCCGCCGGCCGCCGAGGCCGCCCACGAGTTCACGGTGTACCGCATGCAGCAGTACGAGCTGGGCGGGCAGCCCTACG gcacCAGGAGCGCGGTGCTGAACACCGAAGCTCGCACCGTAGAAGCAGACGTCCTGAGCCGCCGCTGCGTCATGATGCGGCTGGTGGATTTCTCCTATGAGCAGTACCAGAAGGCTCTCCGCCAgtcagctggggctgtggtcaTCATCTTGCCACGATCCATCTCTTCTGTCCCACAGGATGTTGTAAgg CAATTCATGGAGATAGAGCCAGAAATGCTGGCCATGGAAACCATCGTGCCAGTCTACTTCGCGGTGGAGGATGAAGAGCTGCTGTCCATCTACGAACAAACGCGAGCTGCTTCCgcctcccagggctctgcctccGCTGCAGAAG ttctgctgcacacagcaacTGCCAATGGCTTCCAGATGGTGACCAGTGGGGCTCAAAGCAAAGCTATCAATGACTGGCTCATACCCAGTGTGGAG ggaaggctgaCAGGGCTTGGTGGAGAAGACCTGCCCACTGTTGTGATTGTTGCCCACTATGATTCTTTTGGAGTGGCTCCA TGGCTGTCACATGGTGCTGACTCCAATGGCAGTGGtatctcagtgctgctggaacTGGCCAGGCTGTTCTCCCGGCTCTACACCTACAGACGTACCCATGCTGG GTATAACCTACTCTTCTTTGCATCTGGAGGTGGCAAGTTTAATTATCAAGGAACCAAACGGTGGCTGGAAGACAATTTGGACCACACTG actccagcctgctgcaggacaaCGTAGCCTTTGTTCTCTGCCTTGATACTCTGGGCCGGGGCAACAGCCTTCACCTCCATGTCTCAAAGCCTCCCAAGGAGGGCACCTTGCAGCATGCATTTCTGAGAGAACTGGAGATG gTTGTTGCCAGCCAGTTCCCAGAGGTGAAGTTTTCCATGGTGCACAAGAAGATCAACTTGGCTGAGGACATGCTGGCCTGGGAGCACGAGCGCTTCGCCATCCGCCGCTTGCCGGCCTTCACCATCTCCCACCTGGAGAGCCACCGGGACAGCCTGCGCAACAGCATCATGGACAGGAG GGCACGAATAGACACTAAGGCACTAACCAGGAATACCAGGATCATTGCTGAGGCTTTGACAAGGGTCATCTACAACCTAACAGACAAA ggAGCACCTGCAGATCTGCAGATCTTCACAGATCAGATG atccaACAGGAGCAACTAGAATCAGTAATGGACTGGCTGAGCAgtcagcccagggctgcccagctgaTTGATAAAGACAGCACCTTCCTCAACACCTTAGAGTATTGCATGGGTCGGTACCTGAAGGACGTCAAACAGCATCATGTAAAGGCAGACAAAAG GGACCCTGAGTTTGTTTTCTATGACCAGCTGAAGCAGGTGATGAATGCATACAG GGTCAAGCCAGCAATCTTTGACCTCCTTTTGGCTGTCTGTATTGCAGCCTACCTTGGTGTTGCCTATGTTGCAGTGCAG CACTTTGGTCTCCTTTACAAGATGATCCAGAGATTGTCCCTTAAAACCAAGCAGCAGTGA
- the NCLN gene encoding BOS complex subunit NCLN isoform X2, whose amino-acid sequence MLEEAGEVLESVLKASCLPLSFLLFVPAVLLLLGPPPAAEAAHEFTVYRMQQYELGGQPYGTRSAVLNTEARTVEADVLSRRCVMMRLVDFSYEQYQKALRQSAGAVVIILPRSISSVPQDVVRQFMEIEPEMLAMETIVPVYFAVEDEELLSIYEQTRAASASQGSASAAEVLLHTATANGFQMVTSGAQSKAINDWLIPSVEGRLTGLGGEDLPTVVIVAHYDSFGVAPWLSHGADSNGSGISVLLELARLFSRLYTYRRTHAGYNLLFFASGGGKFNYQGTKRWLEDNLDHTDSSLLQDNVAFVLCLDTLGRGNSLHLHVSKPPKEGTLQHAFLRELEMVVASQFPEVKFSMVHKKINLAEDMLAWEHERFAIRRLPAFTISHLESHRDSLRNSIMDRRARIDTKALTRNTRIIAEALTRVIYNLTDKGAPADLQIFTDQMQIQQEQLESVMDWLSSQPRAAQLIDKDSTFLNTLEYCMGRYLKDVKQHHVKADKRDPEFVFYDQLKQVMNAYRVKPAIFDLLLAVCIAAYLGVAYVAVQHFGLLYKMIQRLSLKTKQQ is encoded by the exons atgctggaggaggctggCGAGGTGCTGGAGTcggtgctgaaggcctcatgCCTGCCGCTCAGCTTCCTGCTGTTCGTGCCcgctgtgctcctgctcctgggccCGCCGCCGGCCGCCGAGGCCGCCCACGAGTTCACGGTGTACCGCATGCAGCAGTACGAGCTGGGCGGGCAGCCCTACG gcacCAGGAGCGCGGTGCTGAACACCGAAGCTCGCACCGTAGAAGCAGACGTCCTGAGCCGCCGCTGCGTCATGATGCGGCTGGTGGATTTCTCCTATGAGCAGTACCAGAAGGCTCTCCGCCAgtcagctggggctgtggtcaTCATCTTGCCACGATCCATCTCTTCTGTCCCACAGGATGTTGTAAgg CAATTCATGGAGATAGAGCCAGAAATGCTGGCCATGGAAACCATCGTGCCAGTCTACTTCGCGGTGGAGGATGAAGAGCTGCTGTCCATCTACGAACAAACGCGAGCTGCTTCCgcctcccagggctctgcctccGCTGCAGAAG ttctgctgcacacagcaacTGCCAATGGCTTCCAGATGGTGACCAGTGGGGCTCAAAGCAAAGCTATCAATGACTGGCTCATACCCAGTGTGGAG ggaaggctgaCAGGGCTTGGTGGAGAAGACCTGCCCACTGTTGTGATTGTTGCCCACTATGATTCTTTTGGAGTGGCTCCA TGGCTGTCACATGGTGCTGACTCCAATGGCAGTGGtatctcagtgctgctggaacTGGCCAGGCTGTTCTCCCGGCTCTACACCTACAGACGTACCCATGCTGG GTATAACCTACTCTTCTTTGCATCTGGAGGTGGCAAGTTTAATTATCAAGGAACCAAACGGTGGCTGGAAGACAATTTGGACCACACTG actccagcctgctgcaggacaaCGTAGCCTTTGTTCTCTGCCTTGATACTCTGGGCCGGGGCAACAGCCTTCACCTCCATGTCTCAAAGCCTCCCAAGGAGGGCACCTTGCAGCATGCATTTCTGAGAGAACTGGAGATG gTTGTTGCCAGCCAGTTCCCAGAGGTGAAGTTTTCCATGGTGCACAAGAAGATCAACTTGGCTGAGGACATGCTGGCCTGGGAGCACGAGCGCTTCGCCATCCGCCGCTTGCCGGCCTTCACCATCTCCCACCTGGAGAGCCACCGGGACAGCCTGCGCAACAGCATCATGGACAGGAG GGCACGAATAGACACTAAGGCACTAACCAGGAATACCAGGATCATTGCTGAGGCTTTGACAAGGGTCATCTACAACCTAACAGACAAA ggAGCACCTGCAGATCTGCAGATCTTCACAGATCAGATG cagatccaACAGGAGCAACTAGAATCAGTAATGGACTGGCTGAGCAgtcagcccagggctgcccagctgaTTGATAAAGACAGCACCTTCCTCAACACCTTAGAGTATTGCATGGGTCGGTACCTGAAGGACGTCAAACAGCATCATGTAAAGGCAGACAAAAG GGACCCTGAGTTTGTTTTCTATGACCAGCTGAAGCAGGTGATGAATGCATACAG GGTCAAGCCAGCAATCTTTGACCTCCTTTTGGCTGTCTGTATTGCAGCCTACCTTGGTGTTGCCTATGTTGCAGTGCAG CACTTTGGTCTCCTTTACAAGATGATCCAGAGATTGTCCCTTAAAACCAAGCAGCAGTGA
- the NCLN gene encoding BOS complex subunit NCLN isoform X1, producing MLEEAGEVLESVLKASCLPLSFLLFVPAVLLLLGPPPAAEAAHEFTVYRMQQYELGGQPYGTRSAVLNTEARTVEADVLSRRCVMMRLVDFSYEQYQKALRQSAGAVVIILPRSISSVPQDVQFMEIEPEMLAMETIVPVYFAVEDEELLSIYEQTRAASASQGSASAAEVLLHTATANGFQMVTSGAQSKAINDWLIPSVEGRLTGLGGEDLPTVVIVAHYDSFGVAPWLSHGADSNGSGISVLLELARLFSRLYTYRRTHAGYNLLFFASGGGKFNYQGTKRWLEDNLDHTDSSLLQDNVAFVLCLDTLGRGNSLHLHVSKPPKEGTLQHAFLRELEMVVASQFPEVKFSMVHKKINLAEDMLAWEHERFAIRRLPAFTISHLESHRDSLRNSIMDRRARIDTKALTRNTRIIAEALTRVIYNLTDKGAPADLQIFTDQMQIQQEQLESVMDWLSSQPRAAQLIDKDSTFLNTLEYCMGRYLKDVKQHHVKADKR from the exons atgctggaggaggctggCGAGGTGCTGGAGTcggtgctgaaggcctcatgCCTGCCGCTCAGCTTCCTGCTGTTCGTGCCcgctgtgctcctgctcctgggccCGCCGCCGGCCGCCGAGGCCGCCCACGAGTTCACGGTGTACCGCATGCAGCAGTACGAGCTGGGCGGGCAGCCCTACG gcacCAGGAGCGCGGTGCTGAACACCGAAGCTCGCACCGTAGAAGCAGACGTCCTGAGCCGCCGCTGCGTCATGATGCGGCTGGTGGATTTCTCCTATGAGCAGTACCAGAAGGCTCTCCGCCAgtcagctggggctgtggtcaTCATCTTGCCACGATCCATCTCTTCTGTCCCACAGGATGTT CAATTCATGGAGATAGAGCCAGAAATGCTGGCCATGGAAACCATCGTGCCAGTCTACTTCGCGGTGGAGGATGAAGAGCTGCTGTCCATCTACGAACAAACGCGAGCTGCTTCCgcctcccagggctctgcctccGCTGCAGAAG ttctgctgcacacagcaacTGCCAATGGCTTCCAGATGGTGACCAGTGGGGCTCAAAGCAAAGCTATCAATGACTGGCTCATACCCAGTGTGGAG ggaaggctgaCAGGGCTTGGTGGAGAAGACCTGCCCACTGTTGTGATTGTTGCCCACTATGATTCTTTTGGAGTGGCTCCA TGGCTGTCACATGGTGCTGACTCCAATGGCAGTGGtatctcagtgctgctggaacTGGCCAGGCTGTTCTCCCGGCTCTACACCTACAGACGTACCCATGCTGG GTATAACCTACTCTTCTTTGCATCTGGAGGTGGCAAGTTTAATTATCAAGGAACCAAACGGTGGCTGGAAGACAATTTGGACCACACTG actccagcctgctgcaggacaaCGTAGCCTTTGTTCTCTGCCTTGATACTCTGGGCCGGGGCAACAGCCTTCACCTCCATGTCTCAAAGCCTCCCAAGGAGGGCACCTTGCAGCATGCATTTCTGAGAGAACTGGAGATG gTTGTTGCCAGCCAGTTCCCAGAGGTGAAGTTTTCCATGGTGCACAAGAAGATCAACTTGGCTGAGGACATGCTGGCCTGGGAGCACGAGCGCTTCGCCATCCGCCGCTTGCCGGCCTTCACCATCTCCCACCTGGAGAGCCACCGGGACAGCCTGCGCAACAGCATCATGGACAGGAG GGCACGAATAGACACTAAGGCACTAACCAGGAATACCAGGATCATTGCTGAGGCTTTGACAAGGGTCATCTACAACCTAACAGACAAA ggAGCACCTGCAGATCTGCAGATCTTCACAGATCAGATG cagatccaACAGGAGCAACTAGAATCAGTAATGGACTGGCTGAGCAgtcagcccagggctgcccagctgaTTGATAAAGACAGCACCTTCCTCAACACCTTAGAGTATTGCATGGGTCGGTACCTGAAGGACGTCAAACAGCATCATGTAAAGGCAGACAAAAGGTAA
- the S1PR4 gene encoding sphingosine 1-phosphate receptor 4, which produces MDGAELSWLVNHSLPLLPLGSAQNPELRADLLGRKVSCLQLAAMRNANLILQHYNFTGRLSHRRPGAEGLGLLRTTFVIISCSIILENLLVLLAILRRLRARRWVYSCIASITLSDLLAGVAYLCNLCLSGGKTFQLSAQLWFLREGILFVALAASTFSLLVTAVERYSAMVRPIAENEASKTLRLRSLIVGCWLLAFLLGLLPLLGWNCLCDLNACSVLLPLYSKSYILFSVVMFSIILLGIVGLYISIFQLVQASSKQSSSRHGRKRSLRLLKTVLIILGAFIVCWSPLFVLLLLDVFCEPQRCAELHSLDWPLALAMLNSGINPIIYSLRSVEVRRAVGNLLCCCCLRAGLCQPGNCLAIADINSASSTESSLRYRESFRSSLALNARPRAPLSSNSSMMSNLPSL; this is translated from the coding sequence ATGgatggggcagagctgagctggctggTGAATcactcccttccccttcttcccttgggctctgctcaAAACCCTGAGCTCAGAGCCGACCTCCTGGGCAGGAAagtctcctgcctgcagctggcagccatgcGGAACGCGAACCTCATCCTGCAGCACTACAACTTCACCGGCAGGCTGAGCCACCGGCGCCCCGGGGCCGAGGGGCTGGGTCTGCTCCGCACCACCTTTGTCATCATCAGCTGCAGCATCATCCTGGAgaacctgctggtgctgctggccatcCTGCGGCGCCTGCGCGCCCGCCGCTGGGTCTACTCCTGCATCGCCAGCATCACCCTCAGCGACCTGCTGGCAGGGGTCGCCTACCTCTGCAACCTCTGCCTGTCGGGGGGCAAAACCTTCCAGCTCTCGGCCCAGCTCTGGTTCCTGCGGGAAGGGATCCTCTTCGTGGCGCTGGCCGCCTCCACCTTCAGCTTGCTGGTGACGGCCGTGGAGCGCTACAGTGCCATGGTGAGGCCGATCGCGGAGAACGAAGCCAGCAAGACCCTGCGGCTGCGCAGCCTCATCGtcggctgctggctgctggctttcctcctggggctgcttccCCTGCTGGGCTGGAACTGCCTCTGCGACCTCAACGCCTGCTCCGTCCTCCTGCCGCTCTACTCCAAGAGCTACATCCTCTTCTCCGTCGTCATGTTCAGCATCATCCTGCTGGGCATCGTCGGCCTCTACATCTCCATCTTCCAGCTGGTCCAGGCCAGCTCGAAGCAAAGCAGCTCTCGGCACGGCCGCAAGCGGTCCCTGCGCTTGCTCAAGACGGTGCTGATCATCCTGGGGGCCTTCATCGTGTGCTGGAGCCCCCTCTTCGTCCTGCTGCTCTTGGATGTCTTCTGCGAGCCCCAGAGGTGcgcagagctgcacagcctggacTGGCCCTTGGCTCTGGCCATGCTCAACTCGGGCATCAACCCCATCATCTACTCCCTGCGGAGCGTGGAGGTGCGGCGAGCTGTGgggaacctgctgtgctgctgctgcctcagggctgggctctgccagcctgggaacTGCTTGGCGATCGCAGACATCAACTCTGCCTCCTCCACGGAGAGCTCCCTGCGCTACCGGGAGAGCTTCCGCAGCTCCCTAGCCCTGAACGCCCGGCCCAGAGCGCCTCTGTCCAGCAACTCCAGCATGATGAGCAacctgcccagcctctga